A section of the Leptotrichia sp. HSP-342 genome encodes:
- a CDS encoding leucine-rich repeat domain-containing protein produces MRKILKISIFIVFIACSNSKSDELKENRNTNEQMAQIHTISKKDKSCTELEKYNINAEKIDLRNKGLEEINCIVNYKNLKILDLRWNRIKDIKPLENLKRMEVLKINFNQIEDVKPLLNLPNLRELWIHNNKISDIRGIGKLAKLEHLDVSFNPLKNGVEEISRLKNLKRLELREVPKEIVDYVYENYRNFMIPKKIFIEERYSELTAKRENMIKYSNFSEFESKINGFETVKIIKELSTKEIALDKLPKEIYKIVDEYNKNSKEADDKVEGAAFFTNNIYSIYTLTYPYAYAGQSNSETFFTKNGKIIVKDIVNLDSQLESIDGNNLFLSIVAASGGTNYVITDMKSEHLWREEVRDFGLVSPKRTGKIFITTSKENVVNVRENNGSDSSIIHKLANNVTVEEILNEGAWKYVYFYNKDGGYYMKGYIHKSQLK; encoded by the coding sequence ATGAGAAAAATACTAAAAATTTCAATTTTTATAGTATTTATAGCATGTAGTAACAGTAAAAGTGATGAGTTGAAAGAAAATAGAAATACAAATGAACAAATGGCACAAATTCATACAATTTCCAAAAAAGATAAAAGCTGTACTGAACTAGAAAAATATAATATTAATGCTGAAAAAATAGACTTGAGAAATAAAGGGTTGGAAGAGATAAATTGCATTGTAAATTACAAAAATTTAAAAATTCTTGATTTACGTTGGAATAGAATAAAGGACATAAAGCCGTTAGAAAATCTAAAAAGAATGGAAGTATTGAAAATAAATTTTAATCAGATAGAAGATGTAAAACCGTTATTAAATTTGCCAAATTTAAGGGAACTATGGATACATAACAATAAAATAAGTGATATTAGAGGGATTGGAAAATTAGCAAAGCTCGAACACTTGGATGTAAGTTTTAATCCGTTAAAAAACGGAGTTGAGGAAATTTCTAGATTAAAAAACTTAAAAAGGCTGGAATTACGTGAAGTTCCAAAAGAAATTGTGGATTATGTATATGAAAATTATCGTAATTTTATGATTCCTAAAAAAATATTTATAGAAGAAAGATACTCGGAACTTACTGCAAAGAGAGAAAATATGATAAAATATTCTAATTTTTCAGAATTTGAGAGCAAAATAAACGGTTTTGAAACAGTAAAGATTATAAAAGAGCTTTCTACAAAGGAAATTGCACTGGATAAACTTCCAAAAGAAATTTACAAGATAGTTGATGAATATAATAAAAATTCTAAAGAAGCAGATGATAAAGTGGAGGGGGCAGCTTTTTTTACAAATAATATTTACTCAATATACACTCTTACATATCCTTATGCTTATGCGGGACAATCAAATAGTGAAACTTTTTTTACAAAAAATGGAAAAATAATAGTAAAAGATATAGTAAATTTAGATTCACAATTGGAAAGCATTGATGGAAATAATCTGTTTTTATCAATAGTTGCAGCAAGTGGGGGGACCAATTATGTGATAACGGATATGAAAAGTGAACATTTATGGCGTGAAGAAGTTAGAGATTTTGGGCTAGTATCACCTAAGAGAACAGGTAAAATTTTTATAACGACTTCAAAGGAAAATGTTGTTAATGTAAGAGAAAACAATGGTTCAGATAGCTCAATAATTCATAAATTAGCGAATAACGTTACAGTTGAGGAAATTTTAAATGAAGGTGCCTGGAAATATGTGTATTTTTATAATAAAGACGGGGGATATTATATGAAAGGATATATACATAAAAGCCAGTTAAAATAG
- the ribE gene encoding 6,7-dimethyl-8-ribityllumazine synthase produces MRTFEGKFDGRNVKISIVAGRFNEFITSKLIGGALDVLKRNDVSEENIDIAWVPGAFEIPLIAKKLANTQKYDAIITLGAVIKGSTPHFDYVCAEVSKGVAQISLQSELPVIFGVLTTNNIEEAIERAGTKAGNKGADAAFSAIEMINLIKEIG; encoded by the coding sequence ATGAGAACTTTTGAAGGAAAATTTGATGGAAGAAATGTAAAAATATCTATTGTAGCTGGAAGATTTAATGAATTCATTACTTCAAAATTGATTGGAGGGGCTTTGGATGTATTAAAAAGAAATGATGTTTCTGAAGAAAATATTGATATCGCTTGGGTTCCAGGAGCTTTTGAAATACCACTAATTGCAAAAAAATTAGCAAATACACAAAAATATGATGCAATAATTACTCTTGGAGCTGTTATAAAAGGTTCTACACCACACTTTGACTATGTTTGTGCAGAAGTTTCAAAAGGAGTTGCCCAAATTTCATTGCAAAGTGAATTACCTGTAATTTTTGGAGTTTTAACTACAAACAACATTGAAGAAGCTATTGAAAGAGCCGGAACAAAAGCTGGAAATAAAGGCGCAGATGCTGCATTTTCTGCAATCGAAATGATTAATTTAATAAAAGAAATTGGATAA
- the ribD gene encoding bifunctional diaminohydroxyphosphoribosylaminopyrimidine deaminase/5-amino-6-(5-phosphoribosylamino)uracil reductase RibD, with product MSENVDEKYMKIAIELAKKGAGSVNPNPMVGAVVVQNGKIIGTGYHKYFGGPHAEVYALDEASKNSKDLSDATIYVTLEPCSHYGKTPPCAEKIVNLGLKRCVIGSSDPNPKVAGKGIQILKNAGIEVTENILKEECDKINQVFFKYIMTKLPYLFLKCAITLDGKIATKTGNSKWITNEAAREKVQFYRNKFMGIMVGINTILADNPSLTARIENGVNPYRIIIDPHLKTEKDYTVIKENIDEKTIIITSEKNKNSEKQLDFSKNNKVKFVFLNDTKFSFKEILEKIGTFGIDSILLEGGQSLISQAFEEDVVDAGEIFIANKILGDIEGKSFITGFDKKNMNEAIVLKNVKYNVYSENVGMEFLQKNYN from the coding sequence ATGAGTGAAAATGTTGATGAAAAATATATGAAAATAGCAATTGAACTGGCAAAAAAAGGTGCTGGATCAGTAAATCCCAATCCAATGGTTGGAGCTGTTGTCGTTCAAAATGGAAAAATTATTGGAACTGGCTATCACAAGTATTTTGGAGGACCTCACGCCGAAGTTTATGCCTTGGATGAAGCTTCAAAAAACTCTAAAGATTTGTCAGATGCAACAATTTATGTTACATTGGAACCTTGCTCGCATTATGGAAAAACGCCGCCTTGTGCAGAAAAAATTGTAAATTTGGGATTAAAAAGATGTGTTATTGGCTCATCTGATCCAAATCCAAAAGTAGCTGGAAAAGGTATACAAATATTGAAAAATGCTGGAATTGAAGTTACTGAAAATATTTTGAAAGAAGAATGCGACAAAATAAACCAAGTGTTTTTCAAATATATTATGACAAAATTACCATATTTATTCTTAAAATGTGCGATTACTCTAGATGGAAAAATTGCTACAAAAACAGGAAATTCCAAATGGATTACAAACGAAGCGGCACGTGAAAAAGTACAATTTTACCGAAATAAATTTATGGGAATAATGGTTGGGATAAATACTATTCTAGCTGATAATCCAAGTCTTACTGCGAGAATTGAAAACGGTGTAAATCCATATAGAATAATTATTGATCCACATTTAAAAACTGAAAAAGATTATACTGTTATTAAGGAAAATATTGATGAAAAAACCATAATTATTACATCAGAAAAAAATAAAAATTCTGAAAAGCAGTTAGATTTTTCTAAAAATAACAAGGTTAAATTTGTATTTTTAAATGATACAAAATTTAGTTTTAAAGAAATCCTTGAAAAAATTGGAACCTTTGGAATCGACTCAATTTTATTAGAAGGTGGTCAATCTCTTATTTCACAGGCATTTGAAGAAGATGTTGTTGATGCTGGGGAAATTTTCATTGCTAATAAAATTTTAGGCGATATTGAAGGAAAATCTTTTATTACTGGATTTGATAAGAAAAATATGAATGAAGCTATTGTTTTAAAAAATGTAAAATATAATGTTTATAGTGAAAATGTTGGAATGGAATTTTTACAAAAAAATTATAATTAA